A DNA window from Cobetia marina contains the following coding sequences:
- a CDS encoding LysR substrate-binding domain-containing protein: protein MQRQLPSMISLRCIVAFARFSSVTRAAEELNLTQSAVSRQIKNLEEFLGCPLVTRSRQRLTLNELGQAYVHEISPLLESLETATHHVRTSHVGHLRIGAEPSFTSRWLLPKLKSYAVLNPEIELEIMNDLRRLYDSHEGYDVGILFGEGEWPGFDARFLMSSELLAVCTPDLLTEKGPVIERQDILRYPILHHVAHSPLMKSSTQLWLEAAGLSIRECNALPGQRLEHFQFVLEAALHGLGIAILPRYFVTPELAEGRLVVASTSPLRCGGYYVVVPSGQHDPKVSRFADWLLSWES, encoded by the coding sequence AAGAGCCGCTGAAGAGTTGAATCTTACCCAGAGTGCCGTGAGTCGCCAGATCAAGAATCTGGAGGAGTTTCTGGGCTGCCCGCTGGTAACGCGTTCTCGACAGCGGCTGACGCTCAATGAGTTGGGGCAAGCCTATGTGCATGAGATATCGCCGTTGTTGGAGAGTCTTGAAACAGCGACTCATCATGTACGCACCAGTCACGTTGGTCATCTGCGTATCGGAGCCGAACCTTCGTTTACCTCTCGCTGGTTATTGCCAAAACTCAAGTCCTATGCAGTACTCAATCCCGAGATTGAGCTCGAGATCATGAATGATCTGCGCCGGCTGTATGACAGTCATGAAGGCTATGATGTCGGCATCCTTTTTGGAGAGGGTGAATGGCCAGGATTTGATGCACGTTTTCTCATGTCCAGTGAGCTACTTGCTGTGTGTACACCGGACTTGCTGACTGAAAAAGGTCCTGTCATTGAGCGGCAGGATATTCTGCGTTACCCGATTCTCCATCATGTGGCGCATTCACCTTTGATGAAGTCTTCCACTCAGTTGTGGTTGGAAGCAGCGGGGCTATCGATCAGAGAGTGCAATGCATTACCAGGGCAGCGGTTGGAGCACTTCCAGTTTGTTCTTGAAGCGGCTTTACATGGGCTTGGGATAGCCATATTGCCGCGCTATTTCGTGACTCCAGAACTTGCTGAGGGGCGGCTGGTGGTCGCAAGCACCTCACCCTTGAGGTGCGGTGGTTATTACGTAGTTGTGCCCTCAGGGCAGCATGACCCCAAAGTCAGTCGCTTTGCGGATTGGTTGTTGTCCTGGGAGTCTTGA